From the Helianthus annuus cultivar XRQ/B chromosome 17, HanXRQr2.0-SUNRISE, whole genome shotgun sequence genome, the window TTTCTCTCGATCCATTCATCCACACCTGCACCACTCGATTCTGATCAAAATTGGATTTTACCTTTCTTTACATCTTCAGGGGAGATCGGAATTTCAGATTACTAACAAATCTCAGGCCAGCGTCTATTCCTCCAATTTTATTTTTATCAACAACTCTTATCTTTGATTTGCTTCCACTCGAACTGCGATTTCTGCTAGTACGCTATGTCTTTGGTTTATTTGCATGTTCTTTGTGATTCCTAGGCTAATTTCCATGTACAATTTGTACTGGCGTTAGCcattgtttttgtttattttctgATCACCAACTGTTCGATAAAAATCCCCAATGAAAACATTTGTAGTGTGAGAGAGCCCTTTTAATGGAATCCGAATTTGACTGTTTTCTAAAGTTCTTTTAGGTTAGCAGGGACTGAAATAAAGGGGTGGGTTGGGTTAATAGAGTGGGTCACAACATCGACCCATTCAACATTTGAAAGAAAAAAGGTAAAAGAGTTAACAATTTATATTTGAAAAATGTAAGGGCTGCTAAAAATAGTGCAATTTATATTAAAGTTTCCAATTATTGCATACCATGGCTTATAACTTATAAGGTTTGAAATATACCATGCTTAACTAACTCCTTAACAATATCTAATATGTTAGATTGTTTTTTGGGCAATAAATTTGGTTGCAAATGGATGCACTTAGTCACACTGTAATATGTTTACATATAAGCAATTTTAAATACTATTTCCTGAAGTCATATTCTTAActgggttttaaaaagcgcgcctgAGGTAGCCTGAGGCGCGCTTTTTACAAAAAGCCCCAAAAAGGTGCAAATTTTGGGGTTTTTTCTGGCCTGAGGCGCGTGCCTCATGTACATAAGATGTTTTATGCTGTTTTTAAGCATCAAACTGTTGTACAATAGGGTTTTTGGCTTGTACTTGTaggtataaaatatatataaaccttATTCATAGCTATATTTTGGATAAGTAatgctaaaaacctatgggatattagatatatatatataaaattatataatcactttgcgcctcgggtacgaaaagcccaccgcttttgcgctttgcgcctcggttttagaccccgtcgcttttgtgcgcctctcgcttttttaaaaccaagattcTTAAAGCTGCTTTTTATGTTCTGTTTATAAGCCGTTAGCTATTGTTAATGTTTTGGGAACCATAGGGTTTTACTGCACACCATGAATTAGTTAATCAAAGGaatattatttttttacatatttatGATTTTTAAAGTTGCCTGTGTCAGATCTCAACTGCCTGAAGCTAGAAGAAGAAGCACCTGCATACAAAGATCAATAGTACACAACAATGGCAGACTATCACTTTGTGTACAAAGATGTTGAAGGATCATCAACTCAATGGGACGATATCCAAAGAAAACTCGGAAATTTGCCTCCCAAACCCCCTGCATTCAAGCCCGACCCATTTACTCCTGCTGAAGACGAAGATTCCAAACCTAAAGATAAGAATTGGATCGATAACAAGACCGAAGAACAACTTGAAGATCTCGAAGATGATCTAGATGATGACCGATTCCTCCAAGAATACAGGTTCTTAAAAATCGTACAATTTTGAGTTTATTTGCCAAATTTGAGCTTAAAAATCATACAATTATATCTATATTAcacatagttattaaaggcactaggcgcactcaaggcgcatagcgCATAGCCATTGCCTGGGGCCTAGAAACAAGGCGCAAAGAAAGCGAGGGCGCGcccaattaaaataaaataaaaatatattatgtacgaaaaaataataatattcttcaaataaatttaacaaagctattatataacatttaatatcaTCTATTTAGTATCAAAAGTTGTAAAATATTAGTGCATTGGTATAGAAAGGTAGTTTTCTTTggataaaagtagaaatctagcTGAATTTTTTTTTCCGcgatttagagaatttggccggaaactttccggaatctaggaatctcgccggAATCTACGCCTGAACCATCACCTCGAGAACTAAAGAGCAATTGCCTCACTTCGCCTGGAAAATGGGCCTAGGCGGacgaggcgatggcttttaacaactatgataTTACATTTGCAAGTTTTGTTAATAGTAATTAATTTTGGTTGGTCCCTTGGCTTTATTTTaagctttttttttaatttatatattaaccCCTTATACTATTTATGTTATACGCTTTTACCCATTTAATTTgtatttaatttgattttcattgataaCTTGCGTTCGTTATTTAAAAAACTGAATACAATTATGTTCATTTCTATTATCCTCGACATTCCGATATgaattttattgaaaacaaagTTGTATTCAAAATATAGTATTTTTCTGGTAGCATAGGCTATACGAGTGCCGATAACGCGACAAACCAAACTGATTTCAACGAACagtatcggtaccggtaccaggattcgtttttatggtttttgatcgatGTAAAATTTGTGTCAATATCATTTTGGGCTTATAACAACTATATTTTTTGGGTCTATTCTTTCGGTTCTAATAACGAGTGCCGGTACTATAATGAACCAAACCGTTTCAGACCTAATTCCCGCTGCGTAGCGCGGGTGAATCCCACTAGTTTTGAACAAGTGAAGCATCGAATTTGGgcttttaattatttatttttatcgtTCATCACTCTTGCAGGAGAAAGAGATTAGCAGAGATGAAGAAAGTAGTGAAAATTGCAAAGTTCGGGTCAATCGTACCAATTTCTGGATCAGATTTTGTGCGTGAGGTGTCACAAGCACCACCGGATGTGTGGGTGGTGGTTATATTATACAAAGACGGGTAATTAGTAATTACTACTAATTTTCTCGTGTTCCAGTTAAGACTGGTTTATCTTGTTTGTTATTAGCAATTAATTAACAGGGTCATTAAATAGGTACCCTGAATGTGGTGTCCTAATGCAATGTCTGGAAGAACTGGCAACAATGTATCCCGCCACAAAATTCGTTAAAATTATATCAACCGATTGCATTCCGAATTACCCGGATCGTAATCTCCCCACTGTGTTAGTTTATAATAATGGTGCTGTGAAGGCGAATTATGTAGGTTTATACACTTTTGGTCGGAGATGCACGCCTGAAGGTACGTTTGTTTAAACTTTACAGTTTGTTAGGTTATTATTGTGTTTAGATTGCTAATTGCTTTtgtaatatttatttgtttgtgtAGGTGTTGCTATGGTTCTGTGCCAGTCGGATCCTGTGCTTAACGATGGGCAAAATGAAGGTGAAGCGTCTAGAGAAGCTGTTCTTGAAGGCGTGAGGAAGAGGTTTATCGAGAAAGTGATATCACAGCATGAAAATGATGACGATGGGTCTTCGAGTGACTAGAATCATGGtcgttttttttatatttttgtttatgTTGAATCTTAGGTTGTTGGCACAATATTTAAGATTTGTGTTAcctttttttatttgttttacttCTTATTATGGACTGGTTTCTGTTTTGTTGTTCTGCCACTGTGTGCTTCGTTTTTGGTTATTAAAATGAAGCATCCGCAAGTATTTGTTTTGTTGAGATATCCTGTTAACCAATGTGATCAGGTATGTATACCAAACAATCCAACGCGGTCAAATATACCAAATATATGGGCCAAACGAGGCAAGGCGCCCAAAAAACGAGTAGAGGCAGCGCCTCAAGGGGTTGTTTTGTACGTGCACCTCATAGGGTTGAGGTGGTAAGAAAAGTTGCGTCTTAGGCGGGTTCTGATGTTTTAgatttttgtgtcaatttcaaacATTCCAAGTCTTTtgtgtgtttttgattttttgatgaatctaatgatgaaattagttagtattttgtttttgttaagatatataattttttttattccaCCTTGGCCTCAGCTAGACCTGCCTGCACTCCTAAACCTTTCGGCCAGTTTCctgtttaattaatttttttatccGATTGACGCGTTATCAAAATACAACCCATTTCGAAATTCAAATGACCATGTCT encodes:
- the LOC110922654 gene encoding phosducin-like protein 3, with amino-acid sequence MADYHFVYKDVEGSSTQWDDIQRKLGNLPPKPPAFKPDPFTPAEDEDSKPKDKNWIDNKTEEQLEDLEDDLDDDRFLQEYRRKRLAEMKKVVKIAKFGSIVPISGSDFVREVSQAPPDVWVVVILYKDGYPECGVLMQCLEELATMYPATKFVKIISTDCIPNYPDRNLPTVLVYNNGAVKANYVGLYTFGRRCTPEGVAMVLCQSDPVLNDGQNEGEASREAVLEGVRKRFIEKVISQHENDDDGSSSD